A stretch of the Capsicum annuum cultivar UCD-10X-F1 chromosome 10, UCD10Xv1.1, whole genome shotgun sequence genome encodes the following:
- the LOC107844995 gene encoding homeobox-leucine zipper protein PROTODERMAL FACTOR 2-like yields the protein MLPEYLESMQVLARDNMPRASDLLLSVSVSADIYKTKIVDLALAASEELRQMAQQQEPLWLFDTNKQTEVLNEPEYKRRFVHLDPTLEGIIKFLANGGPIDMPEFNGNVEVEMEHSSIPSDIESSRAIGIVLVDPINLVHMLMNVGSWSCVFSNIVSKATNLGLLLTGGDGNVNGSLQVMTAQFHLPSPLVRPREVYFARHCRQLDFDTWLVTDVSLESVFPNQLVQYKRRPSGCLIQGLQSGLSLVTWVENNVVCDGSVPEMFRQTFKSGVAFSAKRWMLTMERHYDRHAMLQKQHDQLLGQPLRDINVGEGQKNLMKLAERMIKSYDEIFSSCDENQWMPLSIHGGEDIFAKTSMNLDVPGTPRGVSVMISTSVWLPIPQNDLFKFFRAGENRWKWDLLSYCCMTRDVLHIPSARDPVNAVSLVLVEAPNGRTDKSEIFYLQESFTDSTAMYVIYAPIDTPAVHYIMEGKDSDRVDILASGFAVLPCTPRGSILTIAFHIMDEELSTPEYLPPRSVYTAKRLVSETVSLIKASLMFSSAC from the exons ATGCTCCCTGAATATTTAGAG TCAATGCAAGTATTGGCAAGGGACAATATGCCAAGAGCAAGTGATCTTCTTTTATCAGTTTCAGTAAGTGCTGATATATACAAAACCAAAATTGTTGATCTTGCTTTAGCAGCAAGTGAAGAACTAAGACAAATGGCTCAACAACAAGAACCTCTATGGCTATTTGACACAAATAAGCAAACTGAGGTACTCAATGAACCAGAATATAAGCGACGATTCGTCCATCTTGATCCAACTTTAGAAGGAATTATCAAGTTCCTTGCAAATGGAGGACCTATTGACATGCCAGAGTTTAATGGAAACGTCGAAGTTGAGATGGAACATTCATCTATCCCCTCTGATATTGAGTCGTCCAGAGCTATCGGGATTGTCCTTGTGGATCCTATCAACCTTGTGCATATGTTGATGAATGTC GGCAGTTGGTCATGTGTATTCTCCAACATTGTTTCAAAAGCAACAAATCTTGGACTTCTATTGACAGGAGGAGATGGAAATGTCAATGGATCTTTACAAGTG ATGACAGCACAGTTTCATCTTCCTTCGCCACTTGTTAGGCCCCGGGAGGTCTATTTCGCGAGGCACTGTCGACAACTAGATTTCGACACTTGGCTAGTAACCGACGTGTCCTTAGAGAGTGTTTTTCCTAATCAATTAGTCCAGTATAAAAGAAGACCATCAGGATGCTTAATCCAAGGACTTCAAAGTGGACTGTCATTG GTGACTTGGGTGGAGAACAATGTAGTATGTGATGGTTCGGTTCCCGAGATGTTCAGGCAGACGTTTAAATCAGGCGTTGCATTCAGCGCGAAACGCTGGATGCTGACCATGGAGAGACATTATGACAGACATGCAATGTTGCAGAAACAACAtgatcaactgttgggacaaccTTTGCGAGACATCA ATGTAGGAGAAGGACAGAAGAACTTAATGAAGCTGGCAGAACGAATGATCAAAAGTTACGATGAGATTTTTAGCTCATGCGATGAAAACCAGTGGATGCCGTTAAGTATACATGGTGGTGAAGATATCTTTGCGAAaacaagcatgaatttagatgtTCCGGGAACCCCTCGTGGTGTTTCAGTAATGATTTCAACTTCTGTGTGGCTACCGATCCCACAGAACGACCTTTTTAAGTTCTTTCGCGCAGGGGAAAATCGCTGGAAG TGGGATTTGCTCTCCTACTGTTGTATGACTCGCGATGTGCTTCATATTCCTTCAGCAAGAGACCCTGTGAACGCTGTTTCTCTAGTCCTTGTGGAG GCTCCAAATGGAAGAACAGACAAGTCAGAAATATTTTACCTGCAAGAAAGCTTCACAGATTCAACAGCAATGTACGTAATTTACGCACCAATTGATACCCCAGCTGTGCATTATATTATGGAAGGCAAAGACTCAGATCGCGTAGACATTTTAGCTTCAGGATTTGCTGTCCTCCCTTGTACTCCGCGGGGAAGTATTCTAACAATCGCGTTTCACATAATGGATGAAGAGCTATCGACCCCTGAGTATCTTCCACCACGGTCAGTGTATACAGCAAAAAGACTCGTATCGGAAACAGTCTCCCTCATCAAGGCTTCATTGATGTTCAGCTCTGCATGTTAG